Proteins encoded together in one Deinococcus irradiatisoli window:
- a CDS encoding rhodanese-like domain-containing protein, translating into MLPDPNLLIVDLRAETLRGAEPLSALLPNPSRAVSLAEIEEGQHGLTPADGPLILICERGVRSTLAARFLRADGLEATAFPGGVPALKKT; encoded by the coding sequence GTGCTGCCCGACCCCAACCTTCTGATCGTCGATCTGCGCGCCGAAACGCTGCGCGGGGCCGAACCGCTCTCGGCGCTGCTGCCCAACCCGAGCCGGGCGGTGAGCCTGGCCGAGATCGAGGAAGGTCAGCACGGCCTGACCCCGGCAGACGGCCCGCTGATCTTGATCTGCGAGCGCGGCGTGCGCAGCACCCTGGCGGCCCGATTTTTGCGCGCCGACGGTCTGGAAGCGACGGCCTTTCCAGGCGGCGTGCCGGCACTGAAGAAAACGTGA
- the rplT gene encoding 50S ribosomal protein L20, whose translation MPRAKTGIIRRRRHKKVLKRAKGFWGSRSKQYKMAFQTLLNAATYEYRDRRNKKRDFRRLWIQRINAGARLHGMNYSNFISGLKLAGIDLNRKVLADLAAREPEAFAALVASAKTAQGNKNAA comes from the coding sequence ATGCCACGCGCCAAGACCGGGATTATCCGCCGCCGCCGCCACAAGAAGGTGCTCAAGCGGGCCAAGGGCTTCTGGGGTTCACGCTCCAAGCAGTATAAGATGGCCTTCCAGACGCTGCTCAACGCGGCGACCTACGAGTACCGCGACCGCCGCAACAAGAAGCGCGATTTCCGCCGCCTGTGGATTCAGCGCATCAACGCCGGCGCCCGCCTGCACGGCATGAACTACTCGAACTTCATCTCGGGCCTCAAGCTCGCCGGCATCGACCTCAACCGCAAGGTGCTGGCCGATCTGGCCGCCCGCGAGCCGGAAGCCTTCGCCGCCCTGGTGGCGAGCGCCAAGACCGCTCAGGGCAACAAGAACGCCGCCTAA
- a CDS encoding glutaminyl-peptide cyclotransferase, whose amino-acid sequence MMRRAFVLSSLLLLTGQAATPGPGKPAAPAPIRAALPAPSTLPAAPAAAPKTPTTSGLPVLVPKVVARYPHDPAAFTEGFEWVGGVLFESTGLVGQSSIRRTTLQTGAVTQRRAPPSTKVFSEGLSVLGGAVYQLTWQDGLVYLYDPQTLRSLGQLRYQGEGWGLTNDGKELIMSDGSDTLMWRDPATFAVSRKVRVTAQGASVANLNELEYVGGTVYANVWLSNKIARIDPQSGKVTAWIDVTNLAREAQAAAATAGYELSFDDVPNGIAFNPSKGTLLLTGKRWPLVFEVKLP is encoded by the coding sequence ATGATGCGCCGCGCCTTCGTTCTCAGTTCACTGCTGCTGCTCACCGGGCAGGCGGCCACCCCCGGCCCCGGCAAGCCCGCCGCGCCCGCCCCGATCCGCGCGGCCCTGCCGGCGCCCAGCACGCTTCCAGCCGCGCCAGCTGCCGCCCCCAAGACGCCCACCACTTCCGGCCTGCCGGTGCTGGTGCCCAAGGTGGTGGCCCGCTACCCGCACGACCCGGCGGCCTTTACCGAGGGCTTCGAGTGGGTCGGCGGCGTGCTGTTCGAGAGCACCGGCCTGGTGGGGCAGAGCAGCATCCGGCGCACCACCTTGCAGACCGGCGCTGTGACGCAGCGGCGCGCGCCGCCGAGCACCAAGGTCTTTTCCGAGGGCCTGAGCGTCTTGGGCGGCGCGGTGTATCAGCTCACCTGGCAAGACGGTTTGGTCTACCTCTACGACCCGCAGACGCTGCGCAGCCTGGGGCAGCTGCGTTACCAGGGCGAAGGCTGGGGCCTGACCAACGACGGTAAGGAGCTGATCATGAGTGACGGCTCCGACACGTTGATGTGGCGCGACCCTGCCACCTTCGCCGTTAGCCGTAAGGTGCGCGTTACCGCCCAGGGCGCCAGCGTCGCCAACCTCAACGAGCTGGAGTATGTGGGCGGCACCGTCTACGCCAACGTCTGGCTGAGCAACAAGATCGCCCGCATCGATCCGCAGTCCGGCAAGGTCACCGCCTGGATCGACGTGACCAATCTGGCCCGCGAAGCCCAGGCGGCGGCGGCGACCGCCGGCTACGAGCTGAGCTTCGACGACGTGCCCAACGGCATCGCCTTCAATCCGTCCAAGGGCACCCTGCTGCTGACCGGCAAGCGCTGGCCGCTGGTGTTCGAAGTCAAGTTGCCCTAA
- a CDS encoding alpha-amylase family glycosyl hydrolase — translation MTSTPLLPPPALHDHTPAYTAALGKAQGEHVTVRLWTRLPVTAVYLKVVRVGEIEHLPTRPVSLPDFAGEGQWFEAELPVHAARVRYAWELRLPDDHVNLTAAGLTHGRRGFRNWFQYLAGHVAPEWAWKSVFYQIFPDRFRDGDPSTNVKDGEYLYAGRPIETRPWGAPIDKAGDVHAHYGGDLKGIQDALPYLQDLGVNALWLTPIFVSPSNHRYDISDYRHVDPHMGGDAAFEALTQAAHASNFKVVLDGVFNHVGNEHALFQAALSGSERERSMFTWREGHDLPYHAFFDVPTLPKLDYLSPDAEQEFLAGEQSVVRDWLRRGADGWRLDVAHMIGRGGTDEGNLELHRALKAAARAEKPDAYVFGERFFDPEAALDGRGEDGAMNYHGFGLPLMQWLSGQSYTFTPSRLGGEELCALLHDTYHALAPQVALSMFNLIDSHDVPRALYRLGGDTRKLRAALTLLLAYAGVPCLYYGTEIGLSQTEQGAMPWCRESMPWNEAEWNTELRSEVQRLIRVRRSSRALQEGALRFVLQTHDAVGFVREYTAESGQAERVLALASRTAEPVALTLPSGEWTDLLIGERLGGEVTLDLGAGRLLGQAGPA, via the coding sequence ATGACGTCGACCCCGCTGCTGCCGCCGCCCGCCCTCCACGACCACACCCCCGCCTACACCGCCGCGCTCGGAAAAGCGCAGGGCGAACACGTCACCGTGCGGTTGTGGACCCGCCTGCCCGTCACGGCCGTGTACCTGAAGGTGGTGCGGGTCGGCGAGATCGAGCACCTGCCCACCCGGCCGGTGAGCCTGCCGGACTTCGCGGGTGAGGGCCAGTGGTTCGAGGCCGAGCTTCCGGTTCACGCGGCGCGGGTGCGCTACGCCTGGGAACTGCGGCTGCCCGACGACCACGTCAACCTGACGGCGGCGGGCCTGACGCACGGGCGGCGCGGCTTTCGCAACTGGTTTCAGTACCTTGCCGGTCACGTGGCGCCGGAGTGGGCCTGGAAGAGCGTGTTCTACCAGATTTTTCCCGACCGTTTCCGCGATGGCGACCCGAGCACCAACGTCAAAGACGGCGAGTATCTGTACGCGGGCCGGCCCATCGAAACGCGTCCCTGGGGCGCGCCGATCGACAAGGCCGGCGACGTTCACGCCCACTACGGCGGCGACCTGAAGGGCATTCAGGACGCCCTGCCCTACCTCCAGGACCTGGGCGTGAACGCGCTGTGGCTCACGCCGATTTTCGTCTCGCCCAGCAACCACCGCTACGACATCTCGGATTACCGCCACGTCGATCCGCACATGGGCGGTGACGCGGCCTTCGAAGCGCTGACCCAGGCGGCCCACGCCTCAAACTTCAAGGTGGTGCTCGACGGGGTGTTCAACCATGTCGGCAACGAACACGCCCTGTTTCAGGCGGCGCTGTCCGGCAGCGAGCGTGAGCGCTCCATGTTCACCTGGCGCGAGGGCCACGACCTGCCCTACCACGCGTTTTTCGACGTGCCGACCCTGCCCAAGCTCGATTACCTGAGCCCGGATGCCGAGCAGGAATTTCTGGCCGGCGAGCAGAGCGTGGTGCGCGACTGGCTGCGCCGGGGCGCCGACGGCTGGCGGCTGGACGTGGCGCACATGATCGGCCGGGGCGGCACCGACGAGGGCAACCTGGAACTGCACCGCGCCCTCAAGGCGGCGGCCCGCGCCGAGAAGCCCGACGCCTACGTGTTCGGCGAGCGCTTCTTCGACCCCGAAGCGGCGCTCGATGGGCGCGGCGAGGACGGCGCCATGAATTACCACGGCTTCGGCCTGCCGCTGATGCAGTGGCTCTCCGGACAGAGCTACACCTTCACGCCCAGCCGGCTGGGCGGCGAGGAACTCTGCGCCCTGCTGCACGACACCTATCACGCGCTGGCCCCACAGGTGGCGCTGAGCATGTTCAACCTGATCGACTCGCACGACGTTCCGCGCGCCCTTTACCGGCTGGGCGGCGATACCCGCAAGCTGCGGGCCGCCCTGACCCTGCTGCTGGCCTACGCGGGCGTTCCATGCCTCTACTACGGCACCGAGATCGGGTTGTCGCAGACGGAGCAGGGCGCCATGCCGTGGTGCCGCGAATCGATGCCCTGGAACGAGGCCGAGTGGAACACCGAACTCAGGAGCGAGGTGCAGCGGCTGATCCGAGTGCGGCGCTCGTCGCGGGCCTTGCAGGAAGGCGCCCTGCGGTTCGTGCTGCAAACGCACGACGCGGTGGGCTTCGTGCGCGAGTACACCGCCGAGAGCGGTCAGGCCGAGCGGGTCCTGGCGCTGGCCTCGCGCACCGCCGAACCGGTGGCGCTGACGCTGCCGTCCGGCGAGTGGACCGACCTGCTGATTGGTGAGCGCCTCGGCGGTGAAGTGACCCTCGACCTCGGCGCCGGCCGGTTGCTGGGGCAGGCCGGCCCGGCGTGA
- a CDS encoding Mov34/MPN/PAD-1 family protein: MSPSAPWLDLPEALERQLWQHARRVWPQECVGMLGGRRAGGGWQARALYPLLNVAASSEREYLAGAAGVLRAWKAMREEGLELAAIYHSHPRGPAQFSRSDQQQAAYDVPYLIADVVSGQLGAFLLPQGVVCELRLGGD; the protein is encoded by the coding sequence ATGTCGCCGAGCGCCCCCTGGTTGGACCTGCCCGAAGCGCTGGAGCGTCAGCTGTGGCAGCACGCCCGCCGGGTCTGGCCGCAGGAATGCGTGGGGATGCTGGGCGGACGACGCGCCGGGGGCGGCTGGCAGGCCCGCGCCCTGTATCCTCTGCTGAACGTGGCGGCCTCTTCCGAGCGCGAATATCTGGCCGGCGCCGCCGGGGTGCTGCGCGCCTGGAAGGCCATGCGCGAGGAGGGCCTGGAACTCGCCGCCATCTACCACAGCCACCCGCGCGGGCCGGCGCAGTTCAGCCGCAGCGACCAGCAGCAGGCTGCTTACGACGTGCCGTACCTGATCGCCGATGTCGTCAGCGGTCAGCTGGGGGCCTTTCTGCTGCCGCAGGGCGTGGTGTGCGAGCTGCGCCTGGGCGGCGACTGA
- a CDS encoding rhodanese-like domain-containing protein, with protein MQEVSPTEAQRRVENGALLIDVREANEYQEVHAQGAQLMPFSEFEARYTELPKDKELVMICRSGARSGRAAQFLLDQGYSQVVNLSGGTLAWQEQGLPTEENV; from the coding sequence ATGCAAGAAGTCAGCCCCACCGAAGCCCAGCGCCGCGTTGAGAACGGCGCGCTGCTCATCGACGTGCGCGAAGCCAACGAATACCAGGAAGTGCACGCCCAGGGCGCGCAGCTCATGCCGTTCAGCGAATTCGAGGCGCGCTACACCGAGCTGCCCAAAGACAAGGAACTGGTGATGATCTGCCGCAGCGGCGCCCGCAGTGGCCGCGCCGCCCAGTTCCTGCTCGATCAGGGCTACAGCCAGGTCGTGAACCTGAGCGGCGGCACCCTGGCCTGGCAGGAGCAGGGCCTGCCCACCGAGGAAAACGTATGA
- the rpmI gene encoding 50S ribosomal protein L35, with product MPKVKTKKSASRRIKITATGKVMAFKSGKRHQNTGKSGADISSKGKGFVLAKSEWARMKAMLPKGK from the coding sequence ATGCCGAAAGTAAAGACCAAGAAAAGCGCCTCGCGCCGCATCAAGATCACGGCGACGGGCAAAGTCATGGCGTTCAAGAGTGGCAAGCGCCACCAGAACACCGGCAAGAGCGGCGCGGACATCAGCAGCAAGGGCAAGGGCTTTGTGCTGGCCAAGAGCGAATGGGCGCGCATGAAGGCCATGCTGCCGAAGGGGAAGTGA
- a CDS encoding MFS transporter, translated as MKADSSSPAASTGRAKLILFLTIFVAMLGLSVLFPIFGPLSRQLGLSESQTGWFSTAYSLMQFIFSPIWGARSERVGRKPVLVMGLIGFSLSFGMFALVADLGLRGVLGGTLLFVLLVGARFLGGILSSATLPTAQAMMADLTDRGNRAAAMGLIGAAFGLGVIFGPGLGGLLANFGLTVPVYFSAGLGLLTAVLARLALRETRAPGAAQTASGNRLELLHGPIVVFLIISALFTLASVGMEQTISFYVQDNLHLTVAQTPQIVGGMLAIFGFISAAVQGGAIRPLSKRVSATALIPLGLIVMAGGMFFLSTAAAYWTMTAALALIGIGSAILGPSLSAALSLSVGEHRQGQVAGLNSSALALGRMTGPLIGTGLYQTVSHHAPYLFSGGVLVALLAVVALVRPQVRTPAPG; from the coding sequence ATGAAGGCCGATTCCTCCTCGCCGGCGGCCAGCACCGGCCGGGCCAAGCTGATCTTGTTTCTGACCATCTTCGTGGCGATGCTGGGCCTCTCGGTGCTGTTTCCGATTTTCGGTCCGCTTTCGCGGCAACTGGGCCTGTCCGAATCGCAGACCGGCTGGTTTTCCACCGCCTACAGCCTGATGCAGTTCATCTTCAGCCCCATCTGGGGCGCGCGCTCGGAGCGGGTGGGCCGCAAACCGGTGCTGGTGATGGGCCTGATCGGTTTCTCGCTGAGTTTTGGGATGTTCGCGCTGGTGGCCGACCTGGGGCTGCGCGGCGTGCTGGGCGGAACCCTGCTGTTCGTACTGCTGGTGGGGGCGCGCTTTCTCGGCGGCATCCTGTCGAGCGCCACCCTGCCCACCGCCCAGGCGATGATGGCCGACCTGACCGACCGGGGCAACCGCGCCGCCGCGATGGGCCTGATCGGAGCGGCCTTCGGGCTGGGCGTGATCTTCGGCCCCGGCCTGGGCGGGCTGCTGGCGAATTTCGGCCTCACCGTGCCGGTGTACTTCAGCGCCGGACTGGGGCTCCTGACCGCCGTGCTGGCCCGGCTGGCGCTGCGCGAAACCCGCGCGCCCGGCGCGGCCCAGACCGCCAGCGGCAACCGTCTGGAACTGCTACACGGCCCGATCGTGGTGTTCCTGATCATCAGCGCCCTGTTCACACTGGCCTCGGTGGGCATGGAGCAGACCATCAGCTTCTACGTGCAGGACAACCTGCACCTCACGGTGGCCCAGACGCCGCAGATCGTGGGCGGCATGCTGGCGATCTTCGGCTTCATCTCGGCGGCGGTGCAGGGCGGCGCCATCCGGCCCCTGAGCAAACGGGTCAGTGCCACCGCACTCATTCCGCTGGGCCTGATCGTGATGGCCGGGGGCATGTTCTTCCTCAGCACCGCCGCCGCCTACTGGACCATGACCGCCGCGCTGGCCCTCATTGGCATCGGCAGCGCCATTCTCGGTCCCAGCCTCTCGGCGGCGCTGTCGCTGAGTGTCGGCGAACACCGCCAGGGGCAGGTGGCGGGCCTCAATTCCTCGGCGCTGGCGCTGGGGCGCATGACCGGCCCGCTGATCGGCACCGGGCTGTACCAGACCGTCAGCCACCACGCGCCGTACCTCTTCAGCGGCGGCGTGCTGGTGGCGCTCTTGGCGGTGGTGGCGCTGGTGCGCCCGCAGGTCCGCACGCCCGCGCCGGGCTGA
- a CDS encoding FtsK/SpoIIIE family DNA translocase, translating to MTKAKKRARTVQNRFDGEALGLVLFALGIFLIITLVLPAQGAGFMSQAHAALMTWLSWGSYTLPMVPLCYGILIFLNKELRQLTRRLLGAAVVVLSLLALQELFFPNTAGALAALALGPLRVVSYAAALLPIITLTLGIELVLRLPALSLLKSFFRTLSAGVGLLLGWVQAVIEARQEGKETAHQRQQVRQHLSAHSRDLELLGKLYPDSRELQHWKDETKDAGRQVRALDEHGLKDLEAELKHWRDVSSSFVLGAGRDLHAAVEREAPDAGAEIEMLAQEVRAGRHELSLELPSTLASGALERLRRSLVMDLYRLSTKAGGLERERRRAAKALEKPDTTLLARERPAHAQRVQGWRELAEAYAAWSERSAPYAGWPELARAYDASPTRLAETLEQALLTDPDAVLSERHVWEEKLEQAQPDSASAPLLDFDFGEAVSAALGAGMTAQPPLIDLQLDGDRTAVSSELRPTETLVMAAEPVTVGVGSGAGQAPAPISPLPKPSGRNLDADSLPWEDEAEVTLPTPTRSRPQQGALELALPGVDLLDPIPPEVHNTAQLDLSARQRAGLINETLGQFGLAAKVVDFARGPTVTRYEIEPAPGEKISRIASLSNDLARALAVGGVRVEAPVPGKSVIGLEVPNAEREPVTFHTAVAASTFKHTRARLPIILGKSIDGELMVGDLAKMPHLLIAGSTGSGKSVCVNTLITSLLYKYLPTELRFLMIDPKMVELTPYDGIPHLVRGVVTNPMDAAGVLLGAVAHMERRYKMMSQIGAKNLEQYNAKMRQVNETELPHLVIIIDELADLMITSPKEVESAIMRLAQMARATGMHLVLATQRPSVDILTSLIKVNVPARIAFAVSSSHDSRTILDSMGAERLTGMGDMLFYQPGLIKPIRLQGPYISEDESNRITEELRRQVFEDAFVELYGPDFDGAVESGGPSHDKANLDFSDPLLRQAAEICIEEGQGSVSRLQRRLSVGHARAGKLMDLLEAMGIVSKHQGSKPREVLINREDLPEYFGK from the coding sequence ATGACCAAGGCGAAAAAACGCGCCAGAACCGTCCAGAACCGTTTTGACGGAGAGGCGCTTGGCTTGGTGCTGTTTGCGCTGGGCATTTTCTTGATTATCACCCTGGTGTTGCCCGCCCAGGGCGCCGGGTTCATGTCGCAGGCCCACGCTGCGCTGATGACCTGGCTCTCCTGGGGCAGCTACACCCTGCCAATGGTTCCTCTCTGTTACGGCATTCTGATTTTCCTCAACAAGGAGCTGCGCCAGCTCACCCGCCGGCTGCTGGGCGCCGCTGTGGTGGTGCTCTCGCTGCTGGCACTGCAAGAACTCTTCTTCCCGAACACCGCCGGAGCGCTCGCCGCGCTGGCCCTCGGACCGCTCAGGGTCGTGTCGTACGCGGCGGCGCTGCTGCCGATCATCACCTTGACGCTGGGAATAGAACTGGTGCTGCGCCTGCCGGCACTGAGCCTGCTGAAAAGTTTTTTCCGTACCCTCAGCGCCGGGGTGGGCCTGCTGCTGGGGTGGGTCCAGGCCGTCATCGAGGCGCGGCAGGAAGGCAAGGAAACCGCCCACCAACGTCAGCAGGTGCGCCAGCACCTCTCGGCGCACAGCCGCGATCTGGAGCTGCTGGGCAAGCTGTACCCGGACAGCCGCGAGCTGCAGCACTGGAAAGACGAAACAAAAGACGCCGGAAGGCAGGTTCGCGCCCTTGACGAGCACGGCCTGAAGGACCTGGAAGCCGAACTCAAGCACTGGCGCGACGTCAGCAGCTCGTTCGTGCTGGGCGCCGGGCGCGACCTGCACGCCGCCGTGGAGCGCGAAGCGCCCGACGCCGGGGCCGAGATCGAGATGCTGGCCCAGGAAGTACGGGCCGGACGCCACGAGCTGAGCCTGGAATTGCCCTCCACCCTTGCCAGCGGCGCGCTCGAACGTCTGCGCCGCAGCCTGGTGATGGACCTCTACCGCCTCTCAACCAAAGCCGGGGGGCTGGAGCGCGAGCGGCGCCGCGCCGCCAAGGCGCTGGAAAAACCCGACACCACGCTGCTGGCCCGTGAGCGCCCGGCCCACGCCCAACGCGTCCAGGGCTGGCGCGAACTGGCCGAAGCCTACGCGGCCTGGAGCGAGCGCAGCGCGCCCTACGCCGGCTGGCCGGAGCTGGCCCGCGCCTACGACGCCAGCCCCACCCGCCTGGCCGAAACGCTCGAACAGGCGCTGCTGACCGACCCCGACGCGGTGCTCAGCGAGCGCCATGTCTGGGAAGAAAAACTCGAACAGGCCCAGCCGGACTCGGCCAGCGCGCCGTTGCTCGACTTCGACTTCGGTGAGGCCGTTTCGGCGGCGCTCGGGGCCGGCATGACCGCCCAGCCGCCGCTGATCGATCTGCAGCTGGACGGCGACCGGACCGCCGTCAGTTCCGAATTGCGGCCGACCGAAACGCTGGTGATGGCCGCCGAGCCGGTGACGGTCGGGGTCGGCAGCGGTGCGGGGCAGGCGCCTGCTCCGATTTCGCCGCTCCCGAAACCTTCGGGCCGCAACCTCGACGCCGACAGCCTGCCCTGGGAAGACGAAGCCGAGGTGACGCTGCCCACCCCCACCCGCAGCCGCCCGCAGCAGGGCGCGCTGGAACTGGCGCTGCCAGGCGTGGACCTGCTCGATCCGATTCCGCCAGAAGTGCACAACACCGCGCAGCTCGACCTCTCGGCGCGGCAGCGGGCCGGGCTGATCAACGAAACGCTGGGCCAGTTCGGGCTGGCCGCCAAGGTGGTGGACTTCGCACGCGGCCCCACCGTGACGCGCTACGAGATCGAGCCGGCCCCCGGCGAGAAGATCAGCCGCATCGCCAGCCTGAGCAACGACCTGGCCCGCGCCCTGGCGGTGGGCGGGGTACGGGTGGAAGCCCCGGTGCCGGGCAAGAGCGTCATCGGCCTGGAAGTGCCCAACGCCGAGCGTGAACCGGTGACCTTTCACACGGCGGTGGCGGCCAGCACCTTCAAACACACCCGCGCCCGGCTGCCGATCATCCTCGGCAAGAGCATCGACGGCGAACTGATGGTGGGCGACCTTGCCAAGATGCCGCATCTGCTGATCGCCGGCAGCACCGGGTCGGGCAAATCGGTGTGCGTCAACACCCTGATCACCTCGCTCTTGTACAAGTACCTGCCCACCGAGCTCCGGTTCCTGATGATCGATCCCAAGATGGTGGAGCTCACGCCCTACGACGGTATTCCGCATCTGGTGCGCGGGGTGGTCACCAACCCGATGGACGCCGCCGGGGTACTGCTCGGGGCGGTGGCGCACATGGAGCGGCGCTACAAGATGATGTCGCAGATCGGCGCCAAGAACCTGGAGCAGTACAACGCCAAGATGCGCCAGGTGAACGAAACCGAGCTGCCGCATCTGGTGATCATCATTGACGAGCTGGCCGATTTGATGATCACCTCGCCCAAGGAAGTCGAGTCGGCGATCATGCGCCTGGCGCAGATGGCCCGCGCCACCGGCATGCACCTGGTACTGGCGACCCAGCGCCCCAGCGTGGACATCCTGACCTCGCTGATCAAGGTGAACGTGCCGGCGCGCATCGCCTTCGCGGTGAGCAGTTCGCACGACTCGCGCACCATCCTCGACAGCATGGGCGCCGAGCGCCTCACCGGCATGGGCGACATGCTGTTTTACCAGCCGGGCCTGATCAAGCCGATTCGCCTGCAAGGCCCCTACATCAGCGAGGACGAATCCAACCGCATCACCGAGGAACTGCGCCGGCAGGTGTTCGAGGACGCCTTCGTCGAACTGTACGGCCCCGACTTCGACGGCGCGGTGGAAAGCGGCGGTCCCAGCCACGACAAGGCCAACCTGGACTTCTCCGACCCGCTGCTTCGGCAGGCGGCCGAGATCTGCATCGAGGAAGGCCAGGGCAGCGTCAGCCGCCTGCAACGCCGCCTCTCGGTTGGGCATGCCCGCGCCGGCAAGCTGATGGACCTGCTCGAAGCGATGGGCATCGTCAGCAAGCACCAGGGCAGCAAGCCCAGGGAAGTCCTGATCAACCGCGAGGACCTGCCGGAGTACTTCGGGAAATAG
- a CDS encoding class I SAM-dependent methyltransferase produces MTNPFLSADAAARYAAGRPDVQALALERVRPFLGGTALGVDVACGTGQCSVALTELVSEVRAYDVSAPMLAHARPHPRVTYALSPAEALPLPDECANVMTVFMAFHWFERERFLAEAQRVLRPDGVLALCDSWFAAELRGVPEFTERMHEGYGQRYPPPERDRRPFGEPEARAAGFSFNTQTFTHTVNFDLNQLVTYLLTHSNTIAVTESGQQTPQEVAAWLRQHFAHLLPEGQVGEFVFGGEVRVLSPLA; encoded by the coding sequence GTGACCAATCCCTTCCTGAGCGCCGACGCGGCCGCCCGCTACGCCGCTGGCCGGCCCGACGTGCAGGCGCTGGCGCTGGAACGCGTCCGGCCTTTCCTGGGCGGCACAGCCCTGGGCGTGGACGTGGCCTGCGGCACCGGACAGTGCAGCGTGGCGCTGACCGAACTGGTAAGCGAGGTGCGGGCCTATGACGTCTCGGCGCCGATGCTCGCCCACGCCCGGCCCCACCCGAGGGTGACGTACGCCCTCTCCCCCGCCGAGGCGCTGCCGCTGCCGGACGAATGCGCCAATGTGATGACGGTCTTCATGGCCTTTCACTGGTTCGAGCGGGAACGCTTTCTGGCCGAGGCGCAGCGGGTGCTGCGGCCGGACGGCGTCCTGGCCCTCTGCGACAGCTGGTTCGCTGCCGAGCTGCGCGGCGTGCCGGAGTTCACCGAGCGGATGCATGAAGGGTACGGCCAGCGCTACCCCCCGCCGGAGCGCGACCGCCGCCCTTTTGGCGAACCCGAAGCGCGGGCCGCCGGTTTCTCGTTTAACACGCAGACCTTTACCCACACCGTCAACTTCGATCTGAATCAGCTGGTGACGTACCTGCTGACCCACAGCAACACCATCGCGGTCACCGAATCCGGGCAACAGACGCCGCAGGAAGTCGCCGCGTGGCTGCGTCAGCACTTCGCCCACCTGTTGCCGGAAGGCCAGGTGGGCGAGTTCGTGTTCGGGGGCGAGGTCCGGGTGCTCTCGCCGCTTGCCTAA
- a CDS encoding metal-sulfur cluster assembly factor gives MSEELNTGSGTAGNQNLAGGMPNEAQVLESLKVVKDPEIPVNVVDLGLIYGVDITDEGVVDITMTLTSVGCPVQDLIRSDAEMAVMRLEGVNRVNVDFVWSPPWSPEKMSEDGKRQMRMFGFNI, from the coding sequence ATGAGCGAAGAACTGAACACGGGAAGCGGAACTGCGGGCAACCAGAACCTGGCCGGCGGCATGCCCAACGAAGCGCAGGTGCTGGAATCTCTCAAGGTGGTCAAGGACCCGGAAATTCCGGTGAACGTCGTGGACCTGGGCCTGATCTACGGCGTGGACATCACCGACGAGGGCGTGGTGGACATCACCATGACGCTGACCTCGGTGGGCTGCCCGGTGCAGGACCTGATCCGCTCCGACGCCGAGATGGCCGTGATGCGGCTGGAAGGGGTCAACCGGGTCAACGTGGACTTCGTGTGGTCGCCGCCGTGGAGCCCCGAGAAGATGTCCGAGGACGGCAAGCGCCAGATGCGGATGTTCGGCTTCAACATCTGA
- a CDS encoding NAD-dependent epimerase/dehydratase family protein has product MSSDLIPRRVLLTGAAGHIGRTLRAGLRGHYELLRLTDVEAMDPPGRGEETVQADLTDPAAVREVMKDMDAVIHLGGIPDEDTYERIRRVNMDGMVYVMQAAHEAGVRRVAFASSIHAVGFAPRGPLGMNEPVRPDTFYGLSKVFGEALGRMYVDRYGLEFVAVRICSFLERPREARNLATWLSPRDAVQLFRRAIDAPGVGYLTVAGISDNTRRWMKPDGWDVLGYQPQDDAEAFASEIGHLKGDPDSHNERFQGGIFTEPGYRGRAGEKG; this is encoded by the coding sequence ATGAGCAGCGATCTGATTCCCCGCCGGGTCCTCCTGACCGGCGCGGCCGGACATATCGGACGAACCCTGCGCGCCGGTCTGCGAGGCCATTATGAGCTATTGCGTCTGACCGACGTCGAGGCGATGGACCCGCCCGGCCGCGGCGAGGAAACCGTGCAGGCCGACCTGACCGACCCTGCCGCCGTGCGTGAGGTGATGAAGGATATGGACGCGGTGATTCATCTCGGCGGCATTCCCGACGAGGACACCTACGAGCGTATTCGCCGGGTCAACATGGACGGCATGGTCTACGTCATGCAGGCCGCACACGAAGCGGGCGTGCGCCGGGTGGCCTTCGCGTCGAGCATTCACGCGGTGGGCTTTGCTCCGCGCGGCCCGCTGGGCATGAACGAGCCGGTGCGCCCCGACACCTTCTACGGGCTGAGCAAGGTCTTCGGCGAAGCGCTGGGACGGATGTATGTGGACCGGTACGGTCTGGAGTTCGTGGCGGTGCGGATCTGCTCATTCCTGGAGCGCCCGCGCGAAGCGCGCAACCTCGCCACCTGGCTCTCGCCAAGAGACGCCGTGCAACTCTTTCGCCGCGCCATCGACGCGCCGGGTGTCGGCTACCTGACGGTGGCGGGCATTAGCGACAACACCCGCCGCTGGATGAAGCCTGACGGCTGGGACGTGCTGGGTTACCAGCCCCAGGACGACGCCGAAGCGTTCGCCAGCGAGATCGGGCACCTGAAGGGCGACCCCGACAGCCATAACGAGCGTTTTCAGGGCGGCATCTTCACCGAACCCGGTTACCGGGGCCGCGCCGGAGAAAAGGGATGA